aattttttcccaTGATGTTTCCGTATGCGCGAATAATATGCTATTCAAATTTGACGTTATTTTGAGCAAcgtttctctttctacagcgttttgatacTGGAagtttaattatggacaccttacACTTCAAGTCATTAGCCGACAGAATTTCATGGACGGCTTAAAACCAGTACCATTCTGAACGCTTGAAATGCGGCAACAACTGCCATTCTCTGTTCTCTTTGCAAAAAGAAATAAACgcaatgtcatatatatatattgtctgatctttcagacacgtccgaaagaactgaCACTTTTTGATCTAAAGCCACTGTGAATTAAGACACAGTGGAATTACAAACAATGGCTGCAAGCGGACACTGATGTAAATCAACGGgaaaacttgaaaatttgtgccggacagggataCGAAGTCGGGGTCTCCTACTTAGCAGGCAGATGCGCTTTCCTCTGCGCTAGCCACACACAATGGTCGTCGTGAGTACATAGACTGCTTCAGCATGCCTCCCAACAGACCTAGATACCCACAtactacaaatgtagtgcctccttgcccattattctcattactcgcgacattttgccgattcccgtaacagAGCCCGATGCGCATCTGCACTGATAAAATCATTGGCCTttctcgcctcagttacacaaacACACGTGCGCGcgagtgtgtgagtgtgagagagataTCAGtgctgaactcttacgggaatcagcgaaaTGTCTCAGGAAATGAGGATGATAGTCAAAGGGCACTATATTAGTGTTGTGCGATAAGGTGGGAATTCGGGCCTGACGGTAGGTATGCTAAAGGTCGTCCGTGCAGTTCAGAGGACACCtgcgtccggatggcgcagtggtccgAGCATCCAAGTACTGAGCTTGAGCTGGAGACCTGTGTTCGGATCCCTGCCCGGCacgaattttcaactttctccattgatttaaatcaaggcCGACTAGCAAACAACGTCTGTATTTCCTTTGTCTTCTAAAAGCAGTTTCGTTGTGCAGGTATTGGAATTTGTGTgtgtataaaactaaaaaaaaataggagttcttattttcttatttttctacATGTATTCGAAGTACGTTGCTGTGTTTGTGCAGGTGCTGGTGTGTTTGGGGGATGGTTCAGGCGGCTTCTACGCCACGGTGGTGGCAGTGTGCGACTCCAGCGCGGATCAGAAGTGTAGCGCAGAGCAGGCTGCTTGCGTCGCGTCAGCGGACTCTGAGTGCCACTCTTCCCTGCCCGGCGAGGACTTCACGTGCCACGGCATCGGATCCTTCCCTGACCCGTACGACTGCCAGACGTACCACATCTGCACCGAGGTCAACGCAGGTTCTCAACCCGAATCGTGCTCCGGAACTACAGCGTACAATCCTCTGCAAGCAGACTGCAGGTGAGCATATATTTACTGCTCCAAGAATACCTCTCCTTCCCAGAATATTTTGTAAGACTCATTTCGGTGTGAGGGCAACCTTTTGTATTCTTTGTTGGGGTCTTTAGTCCGAGTATGGGTTTGATGAAACTCTTCATGATACTATTCTTTTCTCTGCAAGGCTTCTCGTTTCTGCATGGCTGCTgaagcctacatccatttgaacgtcTTTACTGCCCTCCTACTAAAATTTTTATCCCCAGTCTTCCATCCGTTACTAATCTGGCGATTAACTGATGCCTCAGTATGTGTTCAATAACCTGTTCCTTTCTTTTATTCAGGTTATGCACTATATTTATTATCTCAATTCAGTTCAGTAGCTCCTCTAtggttatgtgatgtacccatcgaaTCTGTGGCACTATTCTCTAGCCTCACATTTCGAAACCCACTAGTCACCTCTTACTTGAATTGCTTATCGTTGACGTTATTTCCCTATAAGGCTACTCTGCAGACTAATTCCTTCAGAAAAGGCCTCTAAAGTCGAACAAGTGCAGTTATAAGTTATCTTAGTAAATAAACGAGATAAGATTATGTTAATGTGTAGCTGTTTGCTTTACTTCTAGATTGTCTCTTTGTACATGTATAGTCTCTTTATGAATGTAAGCTGTTGCATACCAAAAATTCCATTCATAGAAAAGAAATATGTGCATAAGTTAACCTCACGTTCAGTTAAGAACTAAGTCTGTGTTCGAGAGTGAGAAGCAAATCTGacttccttccttcttcttcttctttttttttaagagaCTCTGTACTTAAATGAGAATAATTAAATTCAGTGCTGTTAATTGACCCTGTGAAGCAACTGAAAACGTTGAGATACCACTCTTGTAGAAAAAGGAGAAAAGGTGTGTCTCAAATTCTGAGTTGCTGCTAACTATAGATAATTGTGGTAGTGCTATAAGATCTCTTAAACATACGCTCTGAAAACTTGGTTCTCCTAAAATTTATCTCTCATAAAAAGGAATGTTCATCAGCTAATGGGACCTTCAAATGACGTGTGATAATCTGAGTTACTGTCTAGATAAAATTTCTTCTCAAGAATCTGTATTAAAAAAGAAGAACATCTCATAAAAGTTCTTTATTTCgtttacaaaatttcaccacttGAAGCCTTAGAAAGCTGTAAGGAAATATTGAATTAATAACGTCATGTCAACAATGGGAAAATACAAAAAGTAACTTAATATGAAAGGTTATTCTAACACAAAATGATTAAATTCTTTTTGTCTTTTCAAATCCATTAACACTGACTGTGAAATAACTTTATAAAATAGCCAATCCTGTTGGAGGAGCAACCGCAAATGAACAttatactagaggttgaaaataccgctacagttgtaaagttcttttgatTATCATACGTCCACTGCTGCGCTCTGGGGTCACAGCACTAAGTTAcggcacctgaagatgggcgtataagagcgtgaaaccggtcgtgtgataataaataGAACGTTACAGTTGTAGCGGTGGTTTCAACCTCTAATTTAAAAAATAGCAAGAAATTCTTGATTTGGATGTCTGTGTTGAACCAAGAATGCCTATCAAAATGCTGTCTCAATAAAGTAAAATACGTTCATTCGTTACCTTAAATACCTGTCTTCTCAAAATAAATCTATCTTAGTAAATCCATATCATTCAATGCATAATGATAATATTCCgtttacaataataatatattccATCAGATCAATAAAATGACTCCCAGGGGCACCATCGCTTGTGACGAGTCTGATCTTTTCACAGTTACTTCATATGTTGTAAAGCCCTCGCACAACTGTCTCACGAAGCGGAACCGAGAATGTTATGCCAGGAGTTCGCAAACGTGTGATATTTTTGCCACGTTATCCAATTATGAAGTGCTTCACAATAATAAACTGTTACGTTGAGAGGCGGTAACCGTTATCTTCCGAGGAGTCAATTATTTCGTCCTCACTGATGATGGTAAGTGGGTGGAAGATGGCCAAACGGTCTGTCGCCTTAATAAACTGGACAGGCAAGAAAAACATTACTTGTCGCAAGTTCACTTTCAACCTCTGGTCGAAGAAACACTACACTTTTGACAACTTGTGACAGCCGTGGCTAGCTATAAGCAGAGGACCAATCGTTCGTGCGCCTAGGTGCAGAGAATGTTTGTCGGTAGGGCTAGCTATCGACAGCTCTATGTAAAGTTCGGCACCAACTAGTGACACGGAAGCAAACCCTACTGGAAGTAATCCTGAACTAGAAGACTGGTGTCCAGGTGCCCGCTGCTTGTAGCACCGTCCTGGATGTTTTCATTGGTCGGCGGACTGGAGTTTCTTCGTTGGTAGCGGTGTCCAAAGCGCTGCTCGTGGCGCCCGCAGGAAACTTAAGAGTCGCCGACTCCGGCAATATCGAGAAGTTACAATGCTTCAGAAACCAACCAATGAACCGCGATACTACACGTACTCTCAACCATACGAAAATATTTGTATCGTCCCGCAGTGTAACATAGCTTAAAGCTTCTATGACATTTGGCTCAGTCAAAAGTAAAACCCCAGCAGCAAACATGCATTGTCCAACATAGAACTCTTCCTAGAACAAGTCATGTTGGCGTGTTATACACTCATGGTTGAGTTGTAATTAAAGAGCCACTTTCACCTCCCAAAGCACAGGATAATAGGACAACTTAGTCCCGAAACTTGTCGTATAAAAGTATCACACATTTTACGACTTGTGGCGTAATACTCTCGGTACTGAAGTATACGCAAGTCTTAGAAGGCCGTGTACTGCCATTCCTTTGTTCTCTTTGTACCGCATTTGACATTTCTCTCATTAATTTCATGTACAATAGTAAAAGCGTGCACACATCGAAAATACTGCAGTTATTGCAGTAGGAAGAATTGGCCATTTGCTAAAGTATTGTACAGAAGCCATACTAAAAGGCATGCTCCGATACGGCAACTGAGAAGACGCCTGTGTCATTGCTTCCCAGGATCCTACAATGCCCTTGTTTAGTGAACTATGTGAATACACGGATTGTCCGTTGATGCTGCTTTTGCAAGGGGCTCTAATTTTCATTCACATTAAGTAAAAGTATACAAAAAAGAAATTTTGCGATTCAGAGACACTGTAGTAGTTGGAAACAGGACACTATAATAGCTCGATTGCATGACAAGGAAGGAAAACAGCCGACGACTTCTCTAAATAATAGTACATTTAAATAATTCAAAGCAGTTATTTGTGCACTGCTCATTTCCCCACGCTGACGCATCTCACTACGGCGACTCCATACAAGAGACTggcactcactcactctctctctctctctctctctctctctctctctctctctttacttcACTGGAGAGTGAAACGCCATCTGGTACTAGTTCTAGACCACCTGCACCTCTCCAAAGCGAGCTAGGAGTTCTTCAAGAGCGGACAATTAACATTTTTTTAGTGAGTGCTCTTAGAAGTGGATAGAATTCTTATACTCTCGGTGGCGCATATTTCAGTGGAATGGTATCAGTGGCAAGTTTCAACTTTTGAGCTGTCCTTTATATTGTGGTTGGGTAGCTACATCGATAGGCTTCTGTTGCATTTAGCGAAGAAGAATATCTTGTTTCAGTTCTTCTTGTGACTACATTCGGTAATGAATTATTGTGTGTTGCACGTAGCCGGAATCGAgtaattatttctttaatttcataagaTAACACTTTTTTCAATTTATTGCCATATTAGAGCAAATTTTTACGAAAAAGCGTTCATTTTTCAGTGGCGTGTGTTGAGTATTTTTTCACAAGCACCACTCACTTTCACTTATTTCGTACACGTAATTTCGAGGTACAGCTCCTTACTTTGTCGTTGGTGGTTATCCACTATTTTCCGGTTCTACTTGGACTATTGTGAACAGTTTTGGTGATATCATTTGCCCTTGCCTGACTCTTTGATCATTTCTGAATTCACTATTTCAACCCAGTCCAAGAGAAGCATCAGTATTAAAGTAAACGTTGTTGCGGTTATAGTCTTCagctcaaagactggtttgatatgtTTCTCGAACTTAGTCTCTCTTTTGCAAGCCTCTTGATCCCTGCATAGCTATTGCAATTAACATCCACTGGAACAATCAGACATGTCGCCTAAATATTGTTCCCCTTTGGACACTAAGAACCGGTGATACACTCGTGGACTGTTCAATCGAGGAATATATTGTTCCAGTTTTGGTGAGATGTTTTGTGTTGCATACATTCTTTAAATTCCTTTGCATTTACAGGTGCTATTCTTCTATTTATTGCTCGAAAAGTTTTGTAAGTCTAATTTGTCATTCCTTTCGGAATGTTCTAGCCACTCTTGACAGTTGAAATGTAGGAAGTATAATTTGCATTTGAAGTAAAGTACATGTACGCACCAAATTGGAAATGTACTACATATTGAGTTTTGGTTCATATTTGTTAATTGCACGTATGGTCAATCAGTTGTGACATGCCCCTCGTCTGCAACATACCGAGCAATCGAAACTGAAAATTACCGATATCGTTGCAGGTGACTTACAGCAAAAGGCTACGGCAAAAGAACCGACGAGGATACGGTTATAAACGTCGTATAGCACGAaacaaataaataacacattattatttgACACTGTCAAATCGGAAGGCTGGCGATCTGTTACGataaaatgtgtggataaaaacCATACGTCAGAATCGCTAAAATTTCAGTACTGATGACCAGTTTCAGCTCTTTGACGAGCCACCTCCATATTAATGAAAATTATTGCTTAATTCAATGTCTGAACTCCAAGAAATACGCATCGTCTTAATCTTTTGAGCTGTATCGGTCTTGTTGTCACGTACACAGCAAAGAGAGTCGGCATTATCACATAGTTTAAAACGTTAGGCATACacacaattttaaaataaaaaacagttaTTATGTTTTCTTAATAATGACAATAATGGCATTCCTGCAGGTATGCTGGATGATGTAAACAAAGCCGATCGAGATATGTAgaaagggaggagaaaggaaaaTTATGCTTCAATGTTTCATGGACGAAGATGTTAGAGACGGTGCAGAAATTCGGTGTGGGGTAACATGGGGATTGAACTATATTATTTTCAAGGGAATCGTCATGCCATTTGGTAAAGCTGTTTAGAGAGACCATGGGAAATCTACAACTGGATGACAAATGCGGCATTCAACAACGGTTCTTCCAAGTGTAGGTCCACTGTAGTTAATATTCTTCTGTCACGCTTGATATGAAAAAAGGAATAGTGCTAGAAGATGATGGTCTATTCGTGAAAATTATTACAAGTGGAAGAATAATAAAACATAATGAACTTACAAAATTGATTGCACAATGAGTGCCGAGGAAGACAATTCACGAAAAATTCGCAACAACAGCACAGGAAGAAACGTAGGCTTTTAATCAAACGAACAAACTCCCTTAAAATGTTGATACAGCTGACCAATTTTAACAACTTTTGGGCCACTTCAATAGAATGTGTGATTAGATAACGAATTAGTGATTCCTAAATGAGTAACATCAAAAGCCTTTCCACGTGTAAAATTTTTTCTGGTGTAATGCAGCATTTGTTACAGTATTCGCCATACCTACAGGTAATTGCAGTTTCATAATCTCTGAATTATGCTTCTGATGTGATGTGGTCCGTAACTCATTTAAATCAAATCTTGCTCTATGTTGACAGCCTGACGACATCCGACCGAGTCTGCACGGAAGGCCCCATCACGCCTTGTACGCAGCTGGGACAGGTGGGCATTGTCCCAGAGAACCCAGCCATTTACTACATCTGCATACAGAAGGGAGATGGCATGTCTCCGGAAATGTACAGGTGTCCTGGCAGTCAGATCTTCGACGTTGCCACTGCTGCGTAAGTATCCATAACATTTAAGAGACCGAAACATAGTCTCTTGGTATTCAGTTTGGCGTTAATCACTCTTTTTGTGTACTGATGAAGTACATAAAATCTACAATGTAAACAATGTGTCATTTTTTGGCAAAGATGGTGGCAATGTTATAACCGATCTTTTTTCACTTGTTGGTAGAGAGGAC
This DNA window, taken from Schistocerca piceifrons isolate TAMUIC-IGC-003096 chromosome 4, iqSchPice1.1, whole genome shotgun sequence, encodes the following:
- the LOC124795993 gene encoding uncharacterized protein LOC124795993, which produces MEQSTGVKIAVLLLCAAHASAALGKLPWWLRHDQRGVCTAASEIICSDDCSQVLVCLGDGSGGFYATVVAVCDSSADQKCSAEQAACVASADSECHSSLPGEDFTCHGIGSFPDPYDCQTYHICTEVNAGSQPESCSGTTAYNPLQADCSLTTSDRVCTEGPITPCTQLGQVGIVPENPAIYYICIQKGDGMSPEMYRCPGSQIFDVATAACVDPALK